The following proteins come from a genomic window of Macadamia integrifolia cultivar HAES 741 chromosome 14, SCU_Mint_v3, whole genome shotgun sequence:
- the LOC122060447 gene encoding homeobox-leucine zipper protein ATHB-12-like — protein sequence MSSSVSGAELVIMKMNERKKKKKDKNKRRFSDEQIKSLETIFESESKLEPMKKLQLARELGLHPRQIAIWFQNRRARWKSKQLERDYSLLRDNYDALASKFESLKKEKQSLVVQLQKLNELLEKQHGGSSWSRFDLGGNSTDGDSDNGNARHVAEAKYGLQLEEDEGKIPECLGEKEPELNMVEPQDDSLTSPENWCSFDSGDLFGQSSTESEWWDFWN from the exons ATGAGTAGCTCTGTTTCAGGTGCAGAACTAGTGATCATGAAGATGAacgaaaggaagaagaagaaaaaggataagAATAAGAGGCGTTTCAGTGATGAACAAATCAAGTCTTTGGAAACCATATTTGAATCTGAGTCAAAGCTTGAGCCCATGAAGAAACTTCAGCTAGCAAGAGAACTAGGATTACATCCTCGCCAGATTGCCATATGGTTCCAGAATAGAAGAGCTCGATGGAAATCAAAACAGCTTGAGCGAGATTATAGCTTACTGAGAGACAATTATGATGCTTTAGCTTCCAAATTCGAgtctttgaagaaagaaaagcaGTCCTTAGTAGTACAG TTGCAGAAACTGAACGAACTGCTTGAGAAGCAACATGGAGGGAGTAGCTGGAGCAGGTTTGATTTGGGTGGAAACAGTACAGATGGGGACTCGGATAATGGAAACGCAAGACATGTAGCTGAAGCTAAGTATGGCCTCCAactggaagaagatgaaggcaAAATTCCCGAGTGTTTAGGAGAGAAAGAACCTGAACTCAACATGGTGGAACCCCAAGATGATTCATTGACATCACCTGAAAATTGGTGTAGTTTTGATTCTGGAGATCTCTTCGGTCAGTCATCCACTGAATCAGAATGGTGGGATTTCTGGAATTAA